The sequence AATTTCGTTTTAATAGCGATGGATTTCAAATCGGTGTTCGTGTCCCTGTCTTTGATCGCATCCTACACCTTACAGATGATGTGATGATCACAAACAGCTATAAAGATCCTTCATGCTTTGCTAACTACATCCATTACTTTTGAACATGCCAAAACAGCTTTTAAAAAATCTTAGGTTGAAATGGCTAAAAACAAGATTATGATGATATGATTTTTTGGATTTTATGGCAAACATAAGGAGGGCTGATGGATAAAAATGCCCCTAGAACGCTCTAGGATTTCCTACAATCGGTTTTGTGGGCTTGGTGGAGCTCCATTGAGTCAATATTGGGTTTCATAAGCCTTATATAGGGCTAGAAACGCTATTGACTTTCTAGGTCTGTTTAGATTGGGTGGTTGTTGATCCTTTGTCCTAACTTTGATCGGGTGGTGTGTATCCAATGTCTTTTGAGTGGGACTAGTGCATAGGCTCTTGGTAATCAAGGAGCAGATCGGCGCACTCTTTGAAAAACCCAAACGCATAGGGTGCACTAAAGCATAAACAACCAAATCAAAGTCCAAGTTTGTGGCACGCTTCAATTCTCGCTCCTGAGCGGTTAACATGGTGTGGATGGTTGTGTCTTTGATAACCCAATCCCGTATGGGTGCGTAGCCCAAAATTGCGCCCGTGATGTGCCTATGATCGCCAAAGTATCTACTATTTTAAATTCTATATGCGGTGTGTGGCCACACCTTTTTCGTTTAAATCTTTGAGGTTTTTTAGCCATTTTTCAAAAATGTTTGTATTCTGCATTTCCATGCGTGTATTTTAACGCAAAGACACCCATTAGTCCTTTGACAATTTAGAAAAAGTAAATGACAATTTTAATAGCTTGTTGCATAACTTTGGGTGCTCCGTGCAGTCTATGGCTTGTTTGCCCCGTTCGAGTTTACTCAAATCCACAGAGTTTGTTTTTTTGTTTGTATAACACACTTACCCCTAGAGCTCTTGAGATTAAATGAGAGCAATTTATGGCACCAATAGTGTTAGAGCCAGAATTGGAGAAAGAAACTTTAGACCTCATTACTAAAATAAACAGGATAGATCCCAATCAAGCAAGCACAATCTTATACGACATGGATAGCGTTATCCGCATGTATGAAGAGGGGAAAGAAAGCCTAAGCAAAGCATAAAGACACATCCACAGCAAACCAAGCAATAAGCCAAACCCAAGAAGCCAAGAGTGGAAAAAAGATTAGGTGAATGAAGCTAGCAAGCATAATAAGTATATTTTTTATAAATTCCACCACACAATAAACTCAAAACGATTTCTTTCTCTCTAAAAGCTGATTAGAAAGTGCCTTAGGAATGTGATAATCCAAAATAAGCTTTCTGAGAGTATCCGTATAAGTTGACACATTAGAGGGATTGAGTTGGTATTTTTTACTAGCTATGGCCTCTAGGACAACATCGCTATAACCAAAATCAAAATGTGTAGGATCGTTATAGGCATTGAGATTACTTACCATAGGCATTGTCCTTAAATCATGGAGTTCGACATTAGGGTAATTCAAAAGCCGCAAACTAACAGCTTGTGGGGTTTGTAAGAACATCTCTTCTAAGGAATCTTTAAAGGGTGTATTCTTAGCCTTGTAGACATAGTAATACAAGACACTATGGGGCACATAGTAAAAAATAAAATGGGTTTTAGGGTGGCTTTTAATAAGGCTTTCTAGATGTTTTTGGGTTTCTTGAAGCACAACTTGCCTGGAGAATAGAATTTGTTGTGTCCATGAAGAAGGTTTAGAAAAGTTAAGGTAATCAGAGATCACATTCTTCAGATCAGCTTTTCCAGGTTTGCAATAAGGAGCAAACATCGTATTGTAGTGGCTACAAGGACCACGACGATCCTTGTGATCCCTTATGGAATGCCAATAAAAAAGGGATTTTTCTGAGACTCTGGAACTAAAAAGATAAGTGAGGAGTTGGGTAAATCGATTGTCGGTTCTGTAGAGATAATCAGGGAAAGAAAAGGAAATGTTACCTACCATCTCAAGATCAGCTTGGTTGTAATTAGGCATTAAAGCTAGAGGATTAATCGCATAGACAACCGTTTTAATGTTCTTGTGTACGGCAAAGGCCAGGCGCAAAGCGCGGTAAAGATCATAACTTGTCTCTCCTGCCATGACAAATTTAAGTGGTTTCTTTAGATGCAAAATTGAAGAAAGCAAATCTATACTAAACTTCTCTTCTGTGCTCGATCCAGTTAAGATGCTGTCATAATCATAAGTCCTAGCCATACCTGCAATGAGCATGCGCTCATCGCCTCCTGTGAAATCCACTCCATACATGGTCGCTTTCCTAAATTGCTGAAAAGGATCCATAATATAGTTAAAGAGCATGACGGATCCAAATCCAAACAACATGAACCCAAACACCGCCCAAAGATATGTTTTAGCCGACACGATTTATCCTAAAAGTTAAAGTAAATGAATTCAGACACGCGGTTGACATAAACCAGCACATAATACCCAATAAAAGAAATTGTGGCATAGGTCCAGCCTAAACGCCATAAAGAGGGTTTAAAACTTTCTAAAACTTGGCAACTATTTTTAAAACAAAAGGTGATCACAAGGGCTAAAACAGCCGCAGTTCCAATGAAATATTTGCTGGTATAATCTAGCTCTCTACTAAAGAAATAATTTTTAAATCCACTCATCAAAAACATCGCCTTAAGCACTTTAAGCGCGTCCCCCCAGTCTTTTGCTCTAAAAAACACTTCTGTAATGTTCACATAGTTAAAGGTGATAAACCACCCCAACCACACGGGGAGGGGCTTAAGCTTGTATTTTTTGCGCACTTTCTTAGACCAGTAGTGATTGACCACCACGCCTAGCCCATGCAAGAGCCCAAAGAAAACAAACATCCAGCTCGCCCCATGCCAAAGCCCGGCGATCAAAAAAGCGATGAAAATAGCTAGCATTGAGGTGTGGAAAGTGATTTGAGAAAACATGCGCGCCACAGATACATAGAGATAATCAAAAATAAAGCGACTCAATGTCATGTGCCATCTTTGCCAATACTCCACCATGCTCGTTGCCTTGTAAGGGCTGTTGAAGTTTTGGGGCAGGCGGATATTAAAGAGTAAAGCTGCCCCGATTGCCATGTCTGTATACCCGCTAAAGTCAAAGTAGAGTTGGAAAGTGTAGGCTAAAGAAGTCATCCACCCCTCTAAAGCAGAGAGCACCTTAGAGGTGTCAAAACCCATAGTGGCGACTTTGGCGAGGCTGTCGGCGATCACCACCTTTTTAAAAAGCCCGATGGCAAAGATAAAAATCCCACTAGCAATGTTATCTAAAGAGATGCGTTTATTGCTGTCTTTAGCAAATTGGGGCATCATCTCTTGGTGGTGGACGATGGGACCCGCGATGAGCTGAGGGAAGAAGGTTACGAACAAGGTATAGTCTAAGAAATTAGAAAAGCCAGCTTGGGGTTTTTTCTCTGTTTCGATTTTGGCATAACTGTCGAGCAAAAAGGTGAGTTGTTGCAAGGTGAAAAAGCTAATGGCTAAAGGCAACGCTAAATGCAAGAGATTTACAGAGGTGCTAAAGAGCGCGTTGAAGTTGCTAAGAAAGAAGTCGGCGTATTTGAAATAGCCCAGCAAAGCCACATTGGCGATGATCCCACAAACAAGCCACGCTTTAGCCTGCTTAGGGCGCACCCACATCGCTTGCACAATGGCGTAGTTAAAAATAATGGAAATTAAAATGAGGGGGAGGTATTTGACATTCCAATAGGCGTAAAAAAACAAGCTCGCCCCCACTAAAAACGCCTTCGCCCCCAAAGCACTCCAACGGCTTAAAACAAAATAGCCTAAAAAGCTCAAAGGCAAAAACATAAAAATAAACTCTACAGAATTAAAAAGCATAAAAACCTTTCTGTTAAAATCCCAACCCGCCCGTGATGGGGATGTTTAGCCCTGTCATGTAATCGCTCCCACTAGAGAGCAAAAAGAGCAACATGGGCACAATGTCCTTTGGGGTAGCGTTGCGCTTTAGAGGGTGGTTTTCAGCTGCCACCTGCACGATTTTAGGGTCGATGCTTTCTAAAAACTTGGTTTCGATCATGGAGGGAGAAAGGCAGTTGATTTGGATATTGTGCTCCTTGTAATCGCTTGCCATAGAACGCATGAGCCCTAACAAGGCATATTTCATCGTGGTATAAACGCTGGTGTGTTTGGGGGGGATGTTGCACACAAAACTTGAGAGCATCGCCACCACCTTACCCCCCTGCTTTCGGCGTGCGAGGGGGGGTAAAAAAGCTTGCAACATCAAAAAGAAGCTTTGCACACTGGCGCTAAAGTCGTGTTGCAAG is a genomic window of Helicobacter sp. NHP19-012 containing:
- a CDS encoding MBOAT family O-acyltransferase, translated to MLFNSVEFIFMFLPLSFLGYFVLSRWSALGAKAFLVGASLFFYAYWNVKYLPLILISIIFNYAIVQAMWVRPKQAKAWLVCGIIANVALLGYFKYADFFLSNFNALFSTSVNLLHLALPLAISFFTLQQLTFLLDSYAKIETEKKPQAGFSNFLDYTLFVTFFPQLIAGPIVHHQEMMPQFAKDSNKRISLDNIASGIFIFAIGLFKKVVIADSLAKVATMGFDTSKVLSALEGWMTSLAYTFQLYFDFSGYTDMAIGAALLFNIRLPQNFNSPYKATSMVEYWQRWHMTLSRFIFDYLYVSVARMFSQITFHTSMLAIFIAFLIAGLWHGASWMFVFFGLLHGLGVVVNHYWSKKVRKKYKLKPLPVWLGWFITFNYVNITEVFFRAKDWGDALKVLKAMFLMSGFKNYFFSRELDYTSKYFIGTAAVLALVITFCFKNSCQVLESFKPSLWRLGWTYATISFIGYYVLVYVNRVSEFIYFNF
- a CDS encoding SDR family NAD(P)-dependent oxidoreductase, giving the protein MKDTYLILGASSDLGLALLEALPREAIILAHSHKSPLPNKPNLHPLKADLSSLQEVQALIENIKANHPTPNKIVHLAHPKYAYTRLKDISPQALQHDFSASVQSFFLMLQAFLPPLARRKQGGKVVAMLSSFVCNIPPKHTSVYTTMKYALLGLMRSMASDYKEHNIQINCLSPSMIETKFLESIDPKIVQVAAENHPLKRNATPKDIVPMLLFLLSSGSDYMTGLNIPITGGLGF